One Halovivax ruber XH-70 genomic region harbors:
- the eno gene encoding phosphopyruvate hydratase, protein MTLITDVRLREILDSRGNPTVEADVVTESGGFGRAAAPSGASTGEYEAVERPTGEAIAAARERAVPRLVGEAYAGNQREVDAILRAADGTDTFSELGANSAVAISMAAAKAGADVLGAPLFQHLGGTFRGETFPTPLGNVVGGGEHAADATDIQEFLAAPVGAPSVQDAVFANAAVHAAVADILDERDEPAGKGDEGAWAPSITDAEAFEVVDEAVNRVENEVGFEVGIGLDVAAAELYDADAGEYVYSDRTRSTDEQIAYVADLVSEYDLVYVEDPLDEDDYEAYTELTDRVGDETLVCGDDLFVTNVDRLREGIDRDAANSILIKPNQIGTLSDAFDAIELATEHGYEAVVSHRSGETEDTTIAHLAVATDAAFIKTGAVGGERTAKLNELIRIEDDAI, encoded by the coding sequence ATGACGCTGATCACCGACGTCCGGCTGCGCGAGATACTCGACTCACGGGGCAACCCGACGGTCGAGGCTGACGTCGTCACGGAAAGCGGTGGGTTCGGTCGCGCTGCGGCCCCGTCCGGCGCGAGTACGGGCGAGTACGAGGCCGTCGAGCGACCCACCGGAGAAGCCATCGCGGCGGCTCGTGAGCGGGCCGTCCCCCGGCTCGTCGGTGAGGCCTACGCCGGCAACCAGCGTGAGGTCGACGCGATCTTGCGCGCGGCAGACGGCACCGATACCTTCTCCGAGCTCGGCGCCAACAGCGCGGTCGCCATCTCGATGGCGGCTGCGAAGGCCGGAGCGGACGTGCTGGGTGCACCGCTGTTCCAGCACCTGGGCGGAACGTTCCGCGGGGAGACGTTCCCCACGCCGCTCGGGAACGTCGTCGGCGGTGGCGAACACGCCGCCGACGCGACCGACATTCAGGAGTTCCTCGCCGCACCCGTCGGCGCACCGAGCGTTCAGGACGCAGTGTTCGCAAACGCGGCGGTCCACGCCGCGGTGGCGGACATTCTGGACGAACGCGACGAGCCTGCGGGGAAGGGCGACGAGGGTGCGTGGGCGCCGTCGATCACGGACGCCGAGGCGTTCGAGGTCGTCGACGAGGCAGTGAACCGCGTCGAGAACGAGGTCGGCTTCGAAGTCGGCATCGGCCTCGACGTCGCTGCTGCGGAACTCTACGACGCCGACGCAGGCGAGTACGTCTACAGCGACCGAACGCGCTCGACCGACGAGCAGATCGCGTACGTCGCCGACCTCGTCTCCGAGTACGACCTCGTCTACGTCGAGGACCCGCTCGACGAGGACGACTACGAGGCCTACACGGAGTTGACGGATCGTGTTGGTGACGAGACGCTCGTCTGCGGCGACGACCTCTTCGTGACGAACGTCGATCGCCTGCGCGAGGGAATCGATCGGGATGCGGCCAACTCCATCCTGATCAAGCCGAATCAGATCGGCACGCTCTCGGACGCGTTCGACGCGATCGAACTCGCGACCGAACACGGCTACGAAGCCGTCGTCTCCCACCGTTCGGGCGAGACCGAAGACACGACCATCGCACACCTCGCCGTCGCGACCGACGCCGCCTTCATCAAGACTGGCGCCGTCGGCGGCGAGCGAACTGCCAAGCTGAACGAACTCATCCGAATCGAGGACGACGCGATATGA
- a CDS encoding DNA-directed RNA polymerase subunit K has protein sequence MQQERYNRYEKARILGARALQVSYGAPVLIETDRTEPILIAAEEYDEGVLPFTVNRGQASS, from the coding sequence ATGCAACAGGAACGCTACAACCGGTACGAGAAGGCCCGGATCCTCGGCGCGCGAGCGCTGCAGGTATCCTACGGCGCCCCCGTGCTGATCGAGACCGACCGAACGGAGCCGATCCTCATCGCGGCCGAGGAGTACGACGAAGGTGTGCTCCCGTTCACGGTCAATCGAGGGCAAGCATCGTCATGA
- a CDS encoding DNA-directed RNA polymerase subunit N has product MMVPVRCFTCGTVVAEHWEEFEERAREGDEDPAEVLDDLGVDRFCCRRMLVSHTDLVDVVSPYQ; this is encoded by the coding sequence ATGATGGTCCCGGTCCGGTGTTTCACGTGCGGCACGGTCGTCGCCGAACACTGGGAAGAATTCGAAGAACGCGCCCGCGAGGGTGACGAGGATCCCGCCGAAGTCCTGGACGACCTCGGCGTCGACCGGTTCTGCTGCCGGCGGATGCTCGTTTCGCACACCGACCTCGTGGACGTCGTCTCGCCGTACCAGTAA
- a CDS encoding 30S ribosomal protein S9, producing MVTNTSGKKKTAVARATVSDGEGRVRVNAQPVELVEPEMSRLKMLEPFRIAGDEFRDGVDIDVRVEGGGISGQADAVRTAIARGIVQHTNDAELRDAFMSFDRSLLVNDVRQSESKKWGGPGARARYQKSYR from the coding sequence ATGGTAACGAACACGAGTGGGAAGAAGAAGACGGCCGTGGCACGAGCTACCGTCAGCGACGGTGAGGGTCGTGTCAGGGTCAACGCACAGCCAGTCGAACTGGTCGAACCGGAGATGTCCCGTCTCAAGATGCTGGAGCCGTTCCGCATCGCGGGTGACGAATTCCGCGACGGCGTCGACATCGACGTTCGGGTCGAAGGCGGTGGAATTAGCGGCCAGGCAGACGCCGTCCGCACCGCCATCGCTCGCGGGATCGTCCAGCACACGAACGACGCCGAACTGCGCGATGCGTTCATGTCGTTCGATCGCTCGCTGCTGGTCAACGACGTTCGCCAGTCCGAATCGAAGAAGTGGGGCGGCCCCGGTGCGCGGGCTCGCTACCAGAAATCCTACCGCTGA
- a CDS encoding 50S ribosomal protein L13, whose amino-acid sequence MSLAEFDADIVVDARDCILGRVASEVAQRALDGERIAVVNAEDAVITGDKEDVFETYRTRAQLGSDRGPNYPKRPDMIFKRSVRGMLPYKKSRGREAFSNVRIYVGNPYEGDDDHEATVLEDTSLDRLSNIRFVHLGEIAEQLGASVTW is encoded by the coding sequence ATGAGTCTCGCCGAATTCGACGCCGACATCGTCGTCGACGCCCGGGATTGCATTCTCGGTCGCGTCGCGAGCGAGGTTGCCCAGCGCGCACTCGATGGCGAACGGATCGCCGTCGTCAACGCCGAAGATGCCGTCATCACGGGCGACAAAGAAGACGTGTTCGAGACCTACCGGACCCGAGCGCAGCTCGGCTCCGACCGCGGTCCGAACTACCCGAAACGGCCGGACATGATCTTCAAGCGGTCCGTCCGTGGCATGCTCCCGTACAAGAAGTCACGTGGGCGTGAGGCGTTCTCGAACGTCCGCATCTACGTCGGTAATCCCTACGAGGGTGACGACGACCACGAGGCGACGGTCCTCGAGGACACGTCGCTGGATCGCCTGTCGAACATCCGCTTCGTCCATCTGGGCGAGATCGCCGAACAACTGGGTGCTTCCGTCACATGGTAA
- a CDS encoding 50S ribosomal protein L18e, with protein MSTKTNPRLTDLIAELKSTSRSRDADVWRDIADRLEKPRSNHAEVNLGRIERYAREEETVIVPGKVLGSGRLRKNVTVAAVDASSSAATKIDQVGEYVPIEQLLEENPEGSNVRVIA; from the coding sequence ATGAGTACGAAGACCAATCCGAGGCTTACAGACCTCATCGCCGAGCTGAAGTCGACGTCTCGTTCGCGAGACGCCGACGTCTGGCGCGACATCGCCGATCGGCTCGAGAAGCCCCGTTCGAACCACGCAGAGGTGAATCTGGGCCGTATCGAGCGATACGCGCGTGAAGAAGAGACAGTCATCGTTCCCGGCAAGGTGCTGGGAAGCGGTCGACTGCGAAAGAACGTCACCGTTGCCGCCGTCGACGCGTCGTCGTCGGCTGCGACGAAGATCGATCAGGTCGGCGAGTACGTACCGATCGAGCAACTGCTCGAAGAGAATCCAGAGGGATCGAACGTGCGGGTGATCGCATGA
- a CDS encoding DNA-directed RNA polymerase subunit D, with translation MASDYDVEFVERTEREARILVRGITPAFANGIRRAMVADVPTLAIDTVRFIENSSVMFDEQLGLRLGLVPLTTPTPEEFGDDDVVTLSIDVEGPATAYSGDLVSSEPDLVKPADENVPIIQLKDDQRLEAEADAVYDHGKKHAKHQGGVAVGYRHLQRVTVDGDLPEFEDEETQIVRGVIEDDGELIPTSEFGHDLTERYPGKDVTVEDVPNAFVFHVETDGSFAVEELVTRAVGSIDDRAAELEDAVQL, from the coding sequence ATGGCATCCGACTACGACGTCGAGTTCGTCGAACGCACCGAACGGGAGGCGCGGATCCTGGTCCGTGGGATTACACCCGCGTTCGCCAACGGCATCCGCCGCGCGATGGTCGCCGACGTGCCGACTCTGGCGATCGACACCGTCCGGTTCATCGAGAACTCCTCGGTCATGTTCGACGAGCAACTGGGGCTTCGCCTCGGACTCGTCCCCCTGACGACGCCGACGCCAGAGGAGTTCGGCGATGACGACGTGGTCACGCTCTCGATCGACGTCGAGGGGCCGGCCACCGCCTACTCGGGCGATCTCGTCTCGAGCGAACCCGACCTGGTGAAGCCGGCCGACGAGAACGTCCCGATCATCCAGCTGAAGGACGACCAGCGCCTCGAAGCCGAGGCCGACGCGGTTTACGACCACGGCAAGAAGCACGCCAAACACCAGGGCGGCGTTGCCGTCGGGTACCGTCACCTCCAGCGCGTGACCGTCGACGGAGATCTCCCCGAATTCGAAGACGAGGAGACCCAGATCGTTCGCGGCGTCATCGAAGACGATGGCGAGTTGATCCCGACCAGCGAGTTCGGACACGATCTGACCGAGCGGTATCCGGGGAAAGACGTTACCGTCGAAGACGTCCCGAACGCCTTCGTCTTCCACGTGGAGACGGACGGATCGTTTGCCGTGGAGGAGCTCGTGACGCGCGCCGTCGGCTCGATCGACGATCGCGCAGCCGAACTGGAAGACGCCGTACAGCTATAA
- a CDS encoding 30S ribosomal protein S11 — translation MSQDDDKWGVAHVHASFNNTIMTVTDLTGAETIAKSSGGTAVKQNRDEASPYAAMQMAEGVAEEVKAAGITGLHVRVRGPGGNLQKSPGPGAQATIRALARSGIEIGRIEDVTPIPHDGSRAPKGKGGF, via the coding sequence ATGAGTCAGGACGACGATAAGTGGGGAGTCGCCCACGTGCACGCATCGTTCAACAACACCATCATGACCGTGACCGACCTCACGGGCGCGGAGACGATCGCGAAGTCCTCCGGTGGGACTGCGGTCAAGCAGAACCGCGACGAGGCGTCGCCCTACGCGGCCATGCAGATGGCCGAGGGCGTCGCCGAGGAGGTCAAGGCTGCGGGCATCACCGGTCTCCACGTCCGTGTTCGCGGACCTGGCGGCAACCTGCAGAAGTCGCCCGGTCCCGGTGCGCAGGCGACGATCCGCGCGCTCGCCCGCTCCGGTATCGAGATCGGTCGCATCGAGGACGTCACGCCGATCCCGCACGACGGATCGCGCGCACCGAAAGGCAAGGGCGGATTCTAG